In a genomic window of Microbacterium amylolyticum:
- the rpoC gene encoding DNA-directed RNA polymerase subunit beta' — protein sequence MLDATSFDELRIGLATADDIRRWSYGEVKKPETINYRTLKPEKDGLFGEQIFGPSRDWECACGKYKRVRFKGIVCERCGVEVTKSSVRRERMGHIELAAPVTHIWYFKGVPSRLGYLLDMAPKDLEKVIYFAAYMVISVDDDARHRDMPTHEANLRLEIKAVSDRRDTRVAARLQKLEEDLAALEEEGAKADQKRKVKDAAEKEMATIRKRADEQVSKLERMWEEFRSLEPGQLKAEDDVFQELQDRFGQYFDARMGAESLQARLAAFDLAAEADALRLQISEGKGQRKIRAIKRLKVVNSFLMTGMSPAAMVLDVVPVIPPELRPMVQLDGGRFATSDLNDLYRRVINRNNRLARLIDLGAPEIIVNNEKRMLQEAVDALFDNGRRGRPVTGTGNRALKSLSDMLKGKQGRFRQNLLGKRVDYSGRSVIVVGPQLKLHQCGLPKQMALELFKPFVIKRLIDLGHSQNIKAAKRAVERTRPEVWDVLDEVIRERPVLLNRAPTLHRLGIQAFEPQLVEGKAIQLHPLVCAAFNADFDGDQMAVHLPLSVEAQAEARVLMLASNNILKPSDGRPVTLPSQDMIIGLHHISTVVEGQAGEGRVFGSVEEAQMAYEEGTLGLQARARIFQPGLTFLEGDAPADYDTHGLVDASLGQMIFNAQLPKGYPFVREQADKSKLSQIVNKLAEEFPKTVTAETLDKIKDAGYYWATRSGVTVAMSDIVTPDSKAEIVAEYEAKAAKLTAQYDKGTTFANAAEFRSALAEVGKEVEVRLQQEMKDAFPKDNTIYRMVSSGARGNWLQIRNISAIRGQVANTRGETIPRPILSSFREGLTVAEYFIATHGARKGLADTALRTADSGYLTRRLVDVSQDVIIREEDCGTTKGLVYPIAEKLEDGTLVKDGNVENAVFARSLAVDVVAEDGTVLATTNDDIGDPLIDKLVAAGVTEIKVRSVLTCESAVGVCAQCYGRSLATGNLVDIGEAVGIIAAQSIGEPGTQLTMRTFHTGGSAGADDITQGLPRVQELFEARTPKGASPIAEANGRVTIEETDKGKKIILTPDNGDEPHVYPVLKRATLLVEDGDRVEVGQALQVGTLDPKEIMRVQGAREVQKYLVDGVQGVYRSQGVPIHDKHIEVIVRQMLRKVTVVDHAETDLLPGEMVDMRHYQDVNRKAVAEGKRPASGRPELMGITKASLATESWLSAASFQETTRVLTEAALQGKRDPLIGLKENVIIGKLIPAGTGLAKYRDVVVEATEEAKSERYPNRIFASDGAFADGDYSYVDFDAFSSDDFTKPGGSYN from the coding sequence TTGCTCGACGCAACTTCTTTCGATGAGCTTCGCATCGGCCTGGCAACCGCCGACGACATCCGTCGCTGGTCCTATGGCGAGGTCAAGAAGCCCGAGACCATCAACTACCGCACCCTGAAGCCCGAGAAGGACGGTCTGTTCGGCGAACAGATCTTCGGACCGAGCCGCGACTGGGAGTGCGCCTGCGGAAAGTACAAGCGGGTTCGCTTCAAGGGCATCGTTTGCGAGCGCTGCGGTGTCGAGGTCACCAAGAGCTCGGTCCGTCGCGAGCGCATGGGCCACATCGAGCTCGCCGCGCCCGTCACGCACATCTGGTACTTCAAGGGTGTTCCCTCGCGCCTCGGCTACCTGCTGGACATGGCACCGAAGGACCTCGAAAAGGTCATCTACTTCGCTGCCTACATGGTGATCTCGGTTGACGACGACGCTCGTCACCGTGACATGCCGACGCACGAGGCCAACCTGCGCCTCGAGATCAAGGCGGTCAGCGACCGTCGTGACACTCGTGTTGCCGCTCGCCTGCAGAAGCTCGAGGAAGACCTCGCTGCTCTGGAGGAAGAGGGCGCCAAGGCCGATCAGAAGCGCAAGGTCAAGGACGCAGCCGAGAAGGAGATGGCTACCATCCGCAAGCGCGCGGATGAGCAGGTCTCCAAGCTCGAGCGCATGTGGGAGGAATTCCGCTCGCTCGAGCCCGGTCAGCTCAAGGCGGAAGACGACGTCTTCCAGGAGCTGCAGGACCGCTTCGGTCAGTACTTCGACGCCCGCATGGGCGCCGAGTCGCTGCAGGCACGCCTCGCGGCGTTCGACCTCGCGGCTGAGGCAGACGCTCTGCGCCTGCAGATCTCTGAGGGCAAGGGCCAGCGCAAGATCCGCGCGATCAAGCGCCTGAAGGTCGTCAACTCGTTCCTCATGACCGGCATGTCGCCGGCCGCGATGGTGCTGGATGTCGTTCCCGTGATCCCGCCGGAGCTGCGCCCGATGGTGCAGCTCGACGGTGGCCGCTTCGCAACGAGCGACCTCAACGACCTCTACCGCCGTGTGATCAACCGCAACAACCGTCTGGCTCGTCTGATCGACCTCGGTGCTCCCGAGATCATCGTCAACAACGAGAAGCGCATGCTGCAGGAGGCCGTCGACGCACTGTTCGACAATGGCCGCCGTGGTCGTCCCGTGACGGGCACAGGAAACCGTGCCCTGAAGTCCCTCAGCGACATGCTGAAGGGTAAGCAGGGTCGATTCCGTCAGAACCTGCTGGGTAAGCGTGTCGACTACTCGGGCCGTTCGGTCATCGTGGTCGGCCCGCAGCTCAAGCTGCACCAGTGTGGTCTGCCCAAGCAGATGGCGCTCGAGCTGTTCAAGCCGTTCGTCATCAAGCGCCTGATCGACCTCGGTCACTCGCAGAACATCAAGGCCGCGAAGCGTGCCGTTGAGCGCACACGTCCCGAGGTCTGGGACGTGCTCGACGAGGTCATCCGTGAGCGTCCGGTTCTTCTGAACCGTGCACCCACGCTGCACCGTCTGGGCATCCAGGCGTTCGAGCCGCAGCTCGTTGAGGGTAAGGCGATTCAGCTGCACCCGCTCGTGTGTGCTGCGTTCAACGCCGACTTTGACGGCGACCAGATGGCTGTTCACCTCCCCCTCTCGGTGGAGGCACAGGCTGAGGCACGCGTTCTGATGCTCGCATCGAACAACATCCTGAAGCCGTCGGATGGCCGTCCGGTCACGCTCCCCTCGCAGGACATGATCATCGGTCTGCACCACATCTCGACCGTTGTGGAGGGGCAGGCCGGTGAGGGTCGCGTCTTCGGTTCGGTCGAAGAGGCGCAGATGGCTTATGAAGAGGGCACGCTCGGCCTGCAGGCTCGTGCGCGTATCTTCCAGCCGGGTCTGACGTTCCTCGAGGGCGACGCCCCCGCGGACTACGACACCCACGGTCTCGTCGACGCATCGCTCGGACAGATGATCTTCAACGCGCAGCTCCCCAAGGGCTACCCGTTCGTGCGTGAGCAGGCTGATAAGAGCAAGCTCTCGCAGATCGTCAACAAGCTGGCCGAGGAATTCCCGAAGACGGTCACGGCTGAGACGCTCGACAAGATCAAGGACGCCGGTTACTACTGGGCAACGCGTTCGGGTGTCACGGTCGCGATGAGCGACATCGTCACGCCTGACAGCAAGGCCGAGATCGTCGCTGAGTACGAGGCCAAGGCTGCAAAGCTCACGGCGCAGTACGACAAGGGCACCACCTTCGCCAACGCGGCCGAGTTCCGTTCGGCACTCGCCGAGGTCGGTAAGGAGGTGGAGGTTCGCCTTCAGCAGGAGATGAAGGACGCCTTCCCGAAGGACAACACCATCTACCGCATGGTGTCGTCCGGTGCTCGTGGTAACTGGCTGCAGATCCGTAACATCTCCGCGATTCGTGGTCAGGTTGCGAACACCCGTGGTGAGACGATTCCGCGTCCGATTCTGTCCTCGTTCCGCGAGGGCCTGACGGTCGCCGAATACTTCATCGCGACGCACGGTGCCCGTAAGGGTCTGGCGGACACGGCTCTTCGTACGGCTGACTCGGGTTACCTCACGCGTCGTCTGGTGGATGTGTCGCAGGACGTCATCATCCGCGAGGAAGACTGCGGAACCACGAAGGGTCTCGTTTACCCGATCGCGGAGAAGCTCGAAGACGGCACGCTCGTCAAGGACGGAAACGTCGAGAACGCGGTCTTTGCCCGCAGCCTCGCCGTGGATGTTGTTGCCGAGGACGGAACAGTTCTCGCAACGACGAACGACGACATCGGAGACCCGCTGATCGACAAGCTTGTCGCTGCCGGTGTCACCGAGATCAAGGTGCGTTCGGTTCTGACGTGTGAGTCGGCCGTTGGTGTCTGCGCGCAGTGCTACGGACGTTCGCTGGCAACGGGTAACCTCGTCGACATCGGTGAGGCCGTCGGCATCATCGCTGCTCAGTCGATTGGTGAGCCCGGAACGCAGCTCACGATGCGTACCTTCCACACGGGTGGTTCGGCCGGTGCAGACGACATCACGCAGGGTCTTCCCCGCGTGCAGGAGCTGTTCGAGGCTCGTACTCCGAAGGGTGCTTCGCCGATCGCCGAGGCGAACGGTCGCGTCACCATCGAGGAGACCGACAAGGGCAAGAAGATCATTCTGACGCCCGACAACGGCGACGAGCCGCACGTCTACCCGGTGCTGAAGCGTGCAACGCTTCTCGTCGAGGATGGCGACCGCGTCGAGGTCGGTCAGGCACTTCAGGTCGGAACGCTCGACCCGAAGGAGATCATGCGCGTGCAGGGCGCTCGCGAGGTGCAGAAGTACCTCGTGGACGGCGTGCAGGGCGTGTACCGCTCGCAGGGTGTGCCGATTCACGACAAGCACATCGAGGTCATCGTCCGCCAGATGCTGCGGAAGGTCACGGTTGTCGACCACGCCGAGACCGACCTGCTGCCCGGCGAGATGGTGGACATGCGCCACTACCAGGACGTCAACCGCAAGGCTGTTGCCGAAGGCAAGCGCCCCGCGTCTGGTCGTCCCGAGCTGATGGGTATCACGAAGGCGTCGCTTGCGACGGAGTCGTGGCTGTCGGCCGCATCGTTCCAGGAGACCACCCGCGTCCTCACCGAGGCGGCTCTCCAGGGCAAGCGCGACCCGCTGATCGGTCTCAAGGAGAACGTCATCATCGGTAAGCTCATCCCGGCCGGTACGGGCCTTGCCAAGTACCGCGACGTGGTGGTCGAGGCCACAGAAGAGGCGAAGAGTGAGCGGTACCCCAACCGCATCTTCGCGTCGGACGGTGCCTTCGCTGATGGCGACTACAGCTACGTCGACTTCGACGCGTTCTCGTCGGACGACTTCACCAAGCCGGGCGGTTCGTACAACTAA